The window ctcgcGAGTTTCAGCCAAAAACCAATTTGCGTGTGCGTGCCACAAAAGTATTTATTTTACTAATACTTAAGAACATTTTCATGaactccattttctctttaatTACCGAGAGTTTATTTTTGaatatgaatatttaatattTCAAGCGAGtttatataaagtaaaaatagaggCGTCTTTCTAAAAGTTTcaattataaaagaaaattagATTCAAAAGTGGAGCAGGACGAATCGAGAGTATAGTGTTGTCACAATTTCCGAACAAATATTACATGTTTATATATGTCAAATGTAGTGTCAATAAAACAGTATAGCTAGGGAAGGACAATAGATTGAAAAAAAATCTCTATTAAAACAACATAGTACAGTCACGTGTTTGATTTCACATTAATGAAGTCATCctatatttcattttccttttctaatttcaatCCTAATCCTTCTAAGATGACGAAGAAATAAAGGATTATTAATTTACAAGTTACATCCAATGAATTTGTTCCCAACCACTCATGAGAGGCTGAACATCACTTTTAACCATGTTGTGGGAGTTGATTCTTGCTTCATTAATGGGGACTTGATTATGAAGATTAAGATATTCTTCTTCCATTGCCGAGCTTTCGGGGTAACTTATCGTCTCGATCTTCCTCTCATTTTTGACAGAAATAATATTATCTCTACCACCTGCTTCTTGATTTTTAACTGCTGCTCTTTCCCTTGTCACTGCTTCCACTGGTCGTCTATCAAATGCTCGAAAGCTTCCTGATATGACATAAACTCGACATAAACTCATTTCATGCCTTAACTGCAATCAAATGTATTGCATATGTCCAATTAGACAAAAACAAGAATGATAATAAGACATCAAACAGACAAATGTTAAGAAGAAATCACGGATCCATCTATATTAAAGGAAGGGTTCGGGGGAGTGACGCGCCTCAAAAGTTGTACTGATATAGACAGTTtatcctaatgcaagcattaatgaCTACTTCCACGACTCAAACCTGTAATCTATTAtgcggagacaactttaccgtagCCGCAAGTCTCTCTTCTCAATCGATTGATCTATACTATTTACTACTATTAGATTGAGAAGAATAGTACACTCGTTGTACGGAGGCTTTGCTAACGGTAttactttttccctttttacttTAAGTTCATCGTACGCGGGTGTATGTAAAATGATAATAACGGGTTTAATTGAACTCATAACTTGCTGTGATACAAGATAAAagtttaaatataaaaattcgttaaaattataaaaatagtagatatgaacccataactttaaaaatataatgggttaaatgctaaaaactttaaaaagttgaacccatagaatttaaatcctagatccgcctcttgAAGACCAGATGTATCTTgctaaaagaaaaaatatgaacCCTTCCAACCCATAAAGGATCTggaaaaataaaagacaaaaaaaagaaggaaaggagAATAAATAATTACTCCGTATAGTATAtgttaattttgaaatattaatTGGATTACCTTAGGAATAGAAAAGGTTGAAGAGGTGGAAGTTTCTTGTTCAATAGCTCTGTACTCATTCATCTTCCACTTAGTTTTTCTCCCAGTTGGAGCTTTCCCTTTGTAAAATACCATACTTTTCTTCACCCCAATCACTTTACTCTCTGAAGAGTAAACATAAGTAGGAGAACCAGTAGCTTTCCAATAACCAGAAGTAGTAGTCCTACAAGGTCTTCCTCCTCTAGCTTCTCTTTCTTGCatcggcacaaagaaaaaccattGCTCTGTATCTCCCATGCATAACTCCCCAGGCAAGTCTGcatataaaataagaatttaagttatatacatgtacaatataaataattaattatataatcAGGTCTCAGGTATCTATTTAATCTATAATAAAGGGTAATTGGCCTGCTATGACAGGTTATATTAACATTAATGGTGTAAACATTCATTATACCGGAAACacatataacttaaatccataACTTCTGGAGTTTAAGTCTACACGCGAATAGTATAAAAAATATTAACACAATCAGATCACTTATGAGATAATTACAAGCAATAATTGGTACGATGAAAATGATAAACCTACTGTAACATGTTATACTATGCTTAACAATAAAACACTATCTAGAAAGTCCACATATAGTGAAAACTTTTTGTTGATGTTGGAAAAAGAATAAGTCCCATACTACTATTAACGTAGGGATCGAAAATGGAATGAAAGGTATGATCCACGCATATTTCATATGTCTGTTTCATAAAAAAGTTttgaaaggaaaaataagaagaagaagaagaagaaaagaagaagatgatgagatgtGTACTTGGTAGATGCCAAGGGTCAAGATTATAAATGGTAACAACTGGGATTACTCTATCAAGCTCTGGCCTCTTTCCTTCTAACTTGTTGTGCAAATAGAAAGATATTAACTCTTCTTCAGTTGGGTAGAATCGAAAACCTGGTGAAATTTCCACCATTGTTGTCTTCTAATTctacttctttctctttttcttgtttactttttctttttccgtTTGTTATATATTTATAGGGTTGTCACCAGGAAATGGGACAAGGATTTTGCCGTGTAAAAGGAGAAAATTTGTAGAGTTATATATAGTGGAATGTGGTTTGCTTTTAAGTTTCCACACGGTTTTAGTTGTCAGCAATTTTTATGCTTATTTATACTacctttttatccttttaaatatcatttaattaatttcttattttgaacCAGTCagccctttctttttctttcttttttccagtGCGGTCATAATCAAGTCCTTTTGTTACGTAAAGTTAAGGGTGGCGTGGACCGGTCCAGGTCCGGGACcgcgggccaggaccgtttggcccgatttTAGTGGGTTTGGGCAGGTCTTGTGGACTGGTCCTATGATTTGGACGCGTCAGGCCCGGGACCATTTAGCCCGCCAGATACCGGGACCCGACCGatcccttagcgggccaaacggtcccaacggctatttaaaatatagttgttgggctgtcaaaaatagccgttggctatttataaaatagccatttaacctccccaattttgttttaatcccaaactttttataattacactttttccctattttcaactataaataccccctcattcttttattttttcttacaaaattatcaatctatcacaatctctctctaattttcttctataattgctattattgcttactttattgttacaatttgtgaaacaattgtgaagttggtgaattgaaatcttcaacgataattaattttcaataagttgttcgtcaattcggtaaactcgttccaactcttaagttttaatattataattttatttgttttatttattttctattactttattaattaagatggcttccttaaaaaaaactttttggtaaaaataaggaaaaatccaaaaGTGACGAATCTAGTGCTCAATCTGTTCCTCTTACACTGCGCCGGGCTCCCCGAATCAAACTGCATATCCGTCCTATACCTGTTATTCTTGATAgcaataatagtttattacaatttactgaaagtccattttgccataatattagagctggtgaacaattagaccatgaataaatgaatgctctttattctaatccaactattgatgaaaatgatgacgagGAAATAGATATTGATGAAACTCAATCGGATAATGATACAccaactagtcctgctcctgttactactcctactttttctagacaacttAGCCCATTTAACCAGCGGGCCGGAACCGTTTAGCCCAGGACCAAACGGTCCCGATCCCGGGCCGGTCCTTGCAAAAAGACCGTTtagcccgtttaatttgggaccggtccgggaccgggaccgtttgaACTGGACCACTTAGCCCGTTTAGatccgggaccggcccacttgccacccttaccaTAAAGTAAAGGTAATCTAAAATAAAAATGTGGGGCTCCtagtatttttgtcatttgcaaCCTATGAAACAATGACTTGCTTTCTGCACTAGAGACTATATATACTACTACTTCCTCAGTTTGCGttgtgatattattttcttattagtttattaaattaaaaacttatattttaaaataatttaattttaaattttttagtttACTCTTAATAAAAAAAACTTGTTTAGCAACGTGCAAAATGAGCCACATTCTACGTGAAACAATAGTTGCCTCTAAATTTGGGAACCTAAATAACTTATAAAGCCATGGGTCACTTTGGATGATCACGTGGGCTCGAGATATTGAACAACTAACATCTGAAATGATTCCTTGCCTTACCCTGAGATGAGAGTAAGGTGGATTTGAGTCGAATTTTGGACGTTGGCCAAACAAATTCCCCTCTAGTAAGGGCAGATAAATATTCTTAAAGAGATTAACTTTTATGTATTGACggtataaaaaatatttacataattaaattatttattaaataattataggTAAATCACTTCATAAGCATAAATCGATAATCTGATAACAATGGAATAATCTGTTACCACAAATTAAAAACTACTGATAgaattgtatacggtcgaaatcggacACACTCGATTTTGTTGGCAGGGGAGCTGCCTCGAGAGTAACCTCATAATAGATAGGGTTCGAGCTCGAAGATAGAACATCACGCTTGGAGATCGATGTGTTCATTAAGATCGAGGCCGGTAATAATCGAGATCAAACATGACTGACTTCGAGTAAGGCAATAACAGAATGGCGAAATATCAGTAACCAGTCGAAAATTCCGGCGGGAATCTCgaaacagatcaaatcaaagcggttattagtgtcaatcatgggatctacttctgttattagagttgtaccttatttaggattcctctattatataaagagggatcccatTCACTTGTAAAGGGGGATGAGGATTCACTAATAAGAATATACATATACGCtgctttctttgttttacttacTGTTCATCATTGTTTGTTCCATCCTCCactgttcttattaactaacctcgagactatcttAAATCGAGGTCGAGGTATTGTTTGCGGACcgatttgatttattttattatctaaTTTATCTATTCaattcgttgtttatcaattggtgctTGTTTAAATCACATATGCTTAAAACAACAATAtgaatttaattgttactcaatttttagggtaaacagtttggcgcccactataatgacccaaccggtcattttaacttttagaaattcgttccctaaaataaaactccccgaacatacttttattaatttatgactcgcgaggatggttggttcgggatttggaagtgtgtgagttgaaatcggaacacttggttccttaagttagctttaaatggacaagtttgacttcagtcaacattttgagaaaacaaccccgaaatcgggatttgacggtttaaatatgttcatatgatgattttggacttgggcctatATCCGAATCGGgctttggataacccgggagcgttatgacgcttaatagtaaaaatcaactatttgaaggtttaaaattctttaaatttagtttggggtaggtttttgagtaattgaaatccgtttggaatttcaagtttgggaatagttccgtatagtgatttaagacttgcacgcaaaatttcgtgtcattccgagtagtttaagtatatttcggcgcattggaagtaaattgaaaaacatgaaatttttaagtttgaatcaattcgatttagggtatgattcttagatttgatgttgttttacgcgtttcgagagttcgagcgagttcgCTTTATGATTTCAAACATGTTGGcatgttcgggcggggtcccgagtgttaatcggacgaggctcggatcaaatttggaaaaatttgaagaagaactgAAGCCTTCTGCTTCTGATacgttcgcacctgcgcttggacagccgtAGGTGCgactctcgcagatgcgaggtttatgcgcagaagcgaaaagggaaGGGAG is drawn from Nicotiana tabacum cultivar K326 chromosome 9, ASM71507v2, whole genome shotgun sequence and contains these coding sequences:
- the LOC107764791 gene encoding NAC domain-containing protein 90, with protein sequence MVEISPGFRFYPTEEELISFYLHNKLEGKRPELDRVIPVVTIYNLDPWHLPNLPGELCMGDTEQWFFFVPMQEREARGGRPCRTTTSGYWKATGSPTYVYSSESKVIGVKKSMVFYKGKAPTGRKTKWKMNEYRAIEQETSTSSTFSIPKLRHEMSLCRVYVISGSFRAFDRRPVEAVTRERAAVKNQEAGGRDNIISVKNERKIETISYPESSAMEEEYLNLHNQVPINEARINSHNMVKSDVQPLMSGWEQIHWM